Proteins from a single region of Streptomyces sp. Tu 3180:
- the pucL gene encoding factor-independent urate hydroxylase, translated as MTTPSRPARPVILGQNQYGKAENRVVRITRDGATHHIKDLNVSVALSGDMEEVHYSGSNASVLPTDTTKNTVYAFAKEHGVESAEQFGIHLARHFVTSQEPIHRARIRIEEYAWERIETSGEAEHSFVRKGQETRLTQITYDGEGWEVVSGLKDLTVMNSTDSEFWGYVKDKYTTLRETHDRILATSVSGRWRFNWTDDEQEAPDWERSYEQTRKHMLQAFAETYSLSLQQTLYQMGARIIDHRAEIDEVRFSLPNSHHFLVDLEPFGLENDNEVYFAADRPYGLIEATVLREGCEARIPVDLTNL; from the coding sequence ATGACCACCCCTTCCCGCCCTGCCCGCCCTGTGATCCTGGGACAGAACCAGTACGGCAAGGCCGAGAACCGAGTCGTCAGGATCACGCGGGACGGCGCCACCCACCACATCAAGGACCTGAACGTCTCCGTCGCCCTGTCCGGTGACATGGAGGAGGTCCACTACTCCGGCTCCAACGCCAGCGTCCTGCCGACCGACACCACCAAGAACACGGTGTACGCGTTCGCCAAGGAGCACGGCGTCGAGTCCGCCGAGCAGTTCGGCATCCACCTCGCCCGCCACTTCGTCACCTCCCAGGAACCCATCCACCGGGCGCGCATCCGCATCGAGGAGTACGCCTGGGAGCGCATCGAGACCTCCGGCGAGGCCGAGCACTCCTTCGTCCGCAAGGGCCAGGAGACCCGCCTGACGCAGATCACCTACGACGGTGAGGGCTGGGAGGTCGTCTCGGGGCTGAAGGACCTGACGGTGATGAACTCCACCGACTCCGAGTTCTGGGGCTACGTCAAGGACAAGTACACGACGCTCCGGGAGACCCACGACCGCATCCTCGCCACCTCGGTCTCCGGCCGCTGGCGGTTCAACTGGACCGACGACGAACAGGAGGCGCCCGACTGGGAGAGGTCCTACGAGCAGACCAGGAAGCACATGCTCCAGGCCTTCGCCGAGACCTACTCCCTCTCGCTCCAGCAGACGCTGTACCAGATGGGCGCGAGGATCATCGACCACCGCGCCGAGATAGACGAGGTCCGCTTCTCCCTCCCGAACAGCCACCACTTCCTGGTGGACCTGGAGCCGTTCGGCCTCGAGAACGACAACGAGGTGTACTTCGCCGCCGACCGGCCCTACGGCCTGATCGAGGCCACCGTCCTGCGCGAGGGCTGCGAGGCGCGGATCCCGGTGGACCTGACCAACCTCTGA
- the uraD gene encoding 2-oxo-4-hydroxy-4-carboxy-5-ureidoimidazoline decarboxylase: MTSTSTPPGLARFNALEESAARAALHAVCASTAWARRLLAARPHATAEDLYAASDAATAELTTADLQEAMAGHPPIGRPEPGDPVSAREQSGMAGAPDGLKAEMLELNLAYQEKFGHVFLICATGRTGEDMRDAARERLGNAPEREREIVRTELGKINRIRLARLVEED; this comes from the coding sequence GTGACGTCGACTTCCACGCCCCCGGGCCTGGCCCGTTTCAACGCCCTCGAGGAGTCCGCGGCCCGCGCCGCGCTCCACGCGGTGTGCGCCTCCACGGCGTGGGCCCGGCGGCTGCTCGCCGCCCGTCCCCACGCCACCGCCGAGGACCTGTACGCCGCCAGTGACGCCGCCACGGCCGAGCTGACCACGGCGGACCTTCAGGAGGCGATGGCCGGGCACCCGCCGATCGGCCGCCCCGAGCCGGGGGACCCGGTCTCCGCCCGGGAGCAGAGCGGCATGGCCGGCGCCCCGGACGGGCTCAAGGCCGAGATGCTCGAACTGAACCTGGCCTACCAGGAGAAGTTCGGCCATGTGTTCCTCATCTGCGCCACCGGCCGGACCGGCGAGGACATGCGCGACGCCGCCAGGGAACGCCTCGGCAACGCGCCGGAGCGGGAGCGCGAGATCGTCCGCACCGAACTGGGGAAGATCAACCGCATCCGGCTGGCCCGACTCGTCGAAGAGGACTGA
- a CDS encoding TIGR04222 domain-containing membrane protein, whose product MSDSTGVRGTPHEIALLAGGPRAAVTVAVVALHLRGAVEAGAPGTLRAVDGEAGRALPALPPPGVTLDPRSADGPGPADAVTGARRALYLESAVHSCLAEPSEVRELLRHPDVRWAVAEVRVGLAEAGLLRYPLLLGPTGAARRRLRVLRKAYPVPASRRGLPDRDKLLAVALHGEAALRVLVPRFALRAGLTDRVEVADRGMLRRSPRESTYGGGGGTYSCGGGGGCGGGGGGG is encoded by the coding sequence ATGAGCGACAGCACGGGCGTCCGGGGGACGCCGCACGAGATCGCCCTGCTGGCCGGAGGTCCGCGCGCCGCGGTGACGGTCGCCGTCGTCGCGCTGCACCTGCGGGGCGCCGTGGAGGCGGGCGCGCCGGGGACGCTGCGGGCGGTCGACGGGGAGGCGGGGCGGGCCCTGCCCGCGCTCCCGCCGCCCGGGGTCACCCTGGACCCGCGGTCCGCGGACGGCCCGGGGCCGGCGGATGCCGTCACCGGTGCGCGGCGGGCGCTGTACCTGGAGAGCGCGGTCCACTCCTGCCTCGCGGAGCCGTCCGAGGTCCGGGAGCTGCTGCGGCACCCGGACGTCCGCTGGGCCGTCGCCGAGGTGCGGGTCGGGCTCGCGGAGGCGGGGCTGCTGCGGTATCCGCTGCTGCTCGGGCCGACCGGGGCCGCCCGCCGGCGGCTGCGGGTCCTGCGGAAGGCGTATCCGGTGCCCGCGAGCCGGCGCGGCCTGCCCGACCGGGACAAGCTGCTCGCCGTCGCCCTGCACGGCGAGGCGGCGCTGCGGGTGCTCGTCCCGCGTTTCGCCCTGCGGGCGGGGCTGACCGACCGGGTGGAGGTGGCGGACAGGGGAATGCTGCGGCGCTCCCCGCGCGAGAGCACCTACGGCGGGGGCGGCGGCACCTACTCCTGCGGCGGCGGAGGCGGCTGCGGGGGCGGAGGCGGCGGGGGCTGA
- a CDS encoding 2-hydroxy-3-oxopropionate reductase: MSSLPKVSWIGLGIMGSPMSENLIKAGYDVTGHTLEQEKLDRLTAAGGTAASSVAEAVRDADVIITMVPASPQVEAIAYGPDGILANARPGALLIDMSSITPQTSVDLAAAAREKGIRVLDAPVSGGEAGAVEAVLSIMVGGEQPDFDEARPIFEALGRTIVLCGPHGSGQTVKAANQLIVAVNIQACAEAVVFLEKSGVDLRAALDVLNGGLAGSTVLTRKKDNFLDRDFEPGFRIDLHHKDMGIVTDAARAVGAALPVGAVVAQLVASLRAQGDGGLDHSALLRAVERLSGARV; the protein is encoded by the coding sequence ATGAGCAGTCTTCCCAAGGTTTCCTGGATCGGCCTCGGCATCATGGGCTCCCCCATGTCCGAGAACCTGATCAAGGCGGGTTACGACGTCACCGGACACACCCTGGAACAGGAGAAGCTGGACCGGCTGACCGCCGCCGGCGGCACCGCCGCCTCCTCCGTGGCCGAGGCGGTCCGGGACGCGGACGTGATCATCACCATGGTCCCGGCGTCCCCTCAGGTCGAGGCCATCGCCTACGGCCCCGACGGCATCCTCGCGAACGCGCGCCCCGGCGCCCTGCTGATCGACATGTCCTCCATCACCCCGCAGACCTCGGTCGACCTGGCCGCCGCCGCGCGGGAGAAGGGCATCCGGGTGCTCGACGCCCCGGTGTCGGGCGGTGAGGCCGGCGCCGTCGAGGCGGTGCTGTCCATCATGGTCGGCGGCGAGCAGCCGGACTTCGACGAGGCGAGGCCGATCTTCGAGGCGCTGGGCAGGACCATCGTGCTGTGCGGCCCGCACGGCTCCGGCCAGACCGTGAAGGCCGCCAACCAGCTGATCGTCGCGGTGAACATCCAGGCGTGCGCGGAGGCCGTGGTCTTCCTGGAGAAGTCGGGCGTGGACCTGAGGGCGGCGCTGGACGTGCTGAACGGCGGCCTGGCCGGCTCGACCGTGCTGACCCGCAAGAAGGACAACTTCCTGGACCGGGACTTCGAGCCCGGCTTCCGCATCGACCTGCACCACAAGGACATGGGCATCGTCACCGACGCCGCCCGCGCGGTCGGCGCGGCCCTGCCCGTCGGCGCGGTGGTCGCCCAGCTGGTGGCGAGCCTGCGGGCGCAGGGCGACGGCGGCCTGGACCACTCCGCGCTGCTGCGCGCGGTCGAGCGCCTGTCCGGCGCGCGGGTCTGA
- the gcl gene encoding glyoxylate carboligase: protein MARMTAARAAVEILKREGVTDAFGVPGAAINPFYAALKASGGITHTLARHVEGASHMAEGYTRTRPGNIGVCVGTSGPAGTDMITGLYSATGDSVPILCVTGQAPTAVIHKEDFQAVDIAAIARPVTKMAVTVLEAAQVPGVFQQAFHLMRSGRPGPVLIDLPVDVQMTQIEFDPDTYEPLPVYRPAASRAQIEKALGMLNAAERPLIVAGGGVVNADAAELLVRFAELTGTPVVPTLMGWGVIPDDHELNAGMVGLQTSHRYGNATFLESDFVLGIGNRWANRHTGRLDVYTAGRTFVHVDVEPTQIGRIFAPDYGIASDAHAALALFVEVAEELRAEGRLPDRSAWAAAAQERRATLQRRTHFDDIPIKPQRVYEEMNKAFGPGTRYVSTIGLSQIAGAQMLHVYRPRHWINCGQAGPLGWTVPAALGVARADPEAQVVALSGDYDFQFMIEELAVGAQHRIPYVHVLVNNAYLGLIRQAQRAFDIDFQVNLEFENVNAPELGVYGVDHVKVAEGLGCKAIRVTDPNELGAALEQAKKLAAEFRVPVVVEAILERVTNISMSVTNDIGAVVEFEELATEPGHAPTSIRTLKA, encoded by the coding sequence ATGGCTCGAATGACCGCTGCCCGCGCGGCAGTCGAAATCCTCAAGCGCGAGGGGGTCACCGACGCGTTCGGTGTCCCGGGCGCGGCGATCAACCCGTTCTACGCGGCGCTCAAGGCCTCCGGCGGGATCACCCACACCCTCGCCCGCCATGTGGAGGGCGCCTCGCACATGGCCGAGGGCTACACCCGGACCCGCCCCGGCAACATCGGCGTCTGCGTCGGCACCTCCGGACCGGCCGGCACCGACATGATCACCGGCCTGTACTCCGCGACCGGCGACTCCGTCCCGATCCTGTGCGTCACCGGCCAGGCCCCGACCGCCGTGATCCACAAGGAGGACTTCCAGGCCGTCGACATCGCCGCGATCGCGAGGCCGGTCACCAAGATGGCGGTGACCGTCCTGGAGGCCGCGCAGGTCCCCGGCGTCTTCCAGCAGGCCTTCCACCTGATGCGCTCCGGCCGCCCCGGGCCCGTCCTGATCGACCTGCCGGTCGACGTCCAGATGACGCAGATCGAGTTCGATCCGGACACCTACGAGCCGCTCCCGGTCTACAGGCCCGCCGCGTCCCGCGCGCAGATCGAGAAGGCGCTCGGCATGCTGAACGCCGCCGAGCGCCCGCTGATCGTCGCGGGCGGCGGCGTCGTCAACGCCGACGCGGCCGAACTGCTGGTCCGGTTCGCCGAGCTGACCGGCACGCCGGTGGTGCCGACCCTGATGGGCTGGGGCGTCATCCCCGACGACCACGAGCTCAACGCCGGCATGGTCGGCCTGCAGACCTCGCACCGCTACGGCAACGCGACCTTCCTGGAGTCCGACTTCGTCCTCGGTATCGGCAACCGCTGGGCCAACCGCCACACCGGCAGGCTCGACGTCTACACGGCCGGGCGGACGTTCGTCCACGTCGACGTCGAACCCACCCAGATCGGCAGGATCTTCGCCCCCGACTACGGCATCGCCTCCGACGCGCACGCCGCCCTGGCGCTGTTCGTCGAGGTCGCGGAGGAACTGCGGGCCGAGGGCCGGCTGCCCGACCGCTCCGCCTGGGCGGCCGCCGCGCAGGAGAGGCGGGCCACGCTCCAGCGGCGCACCCACTTCGACGACATCCCGATCAAGCCCCAGCGCGTCTACGAGGAGATGAACAAGGCCTTCGGCCCCGGGACGCGGTACGTCTCCACCATCGGCCTCTCGCAGATCGCCGGCGCCCAGATGCTGCACGTCTACCGGCCGCGGCACTGGATCAACTGCGGCCAGGCCGGCCCCCTCGGCTGGACCGTCCCGGCGGCGCTCGGCGTGGCCAGGGCCGACCCCGAGGCGCAGGTCGTCGCCCTGTCCGGCGACTACGACTTCCAGTTCATGATCGAGGAGCTGGCGGTCGGGGCGCAGCACCGGATCCCCTACGTCCACGTCCTGGTCAACAACGCCTACCTGGGCCTGATCCGCCAGGCGCAGCGGGCGTTCGACATCGACTTCCAGGTCAACCTGGAGTTCGAGAACGTCAACGCGCCCGAGCTGGGCGTCTACGGCGTCGACCACGTCAAGGTCGCCGAGGGGCTCGGCTGCAAGGCGATCCGGGTGACCGACCCGAACGAACTGGGCGCTGCCCTGGAGCAGGCGAAGAAGCTCGCGGCCGAGTTCCGGGTGCCGGTCGTCGTCGAGGCGATCCTGGAGCGGGTCACCAACATCTCCATGTCGGTGACCAACGACATCGGCGCCGTCGTCGAGTTCGAGGAGCTCGCGACCGAGCCGGGGCACGCCCCGACGTCGATCAGGACGCTGAAGGCCTGA
- a CDS encoding helix-turn-helix domain-containing protein: protein MTGTGDEAFIAAVKPLVDAMGGEMLPPDEAGAEDVVLSWEGADVVAVRLPQLADSLDHILAALERGKGRPLADLDRKAKQEIVRSLEARGAFFVRHGVETVASALGVSRFTVYNYLNREKGS from the coding sequence GTGACCGGTACCGGTGACGAGGCCTTCATCGCGGCGGTGAAGCCGCTGGTCGACGCCATGGGCGGCGAGATGCTCCCGCCGGACGAGGCGGGCGCCGAGGACGTCGTGCTGTCCTGGGAGGGCGCCGACGTCGTCGCCGTGCGCCTGCCGCAGCTCGCGGACTCCCTCGACCACATCCTCGCGGCCCTGGAGCGCGGGAAGGGCAGGCCGCTGGCGGACCTCGACCGCAAGGCCAAGCAGGAGATCGTACGCAGTCTGGAGGCGCGCGGCGCGTTCTTCGTGCGGCACGGCGTGGAGACCGTGGCGAGCGCGCTCGGGGTCAGCCGCTTCACCGTCTACAACTACCTCAACCGCGAGAAGGGCTCCTGA
- a CDS encoding TIM barrel protein, translating to MGFADQRFNVNLSILFTELPLLERPAAAAAAGFTAVELWWPWADSPTPEQSELDALRGAIRDAGVRLTGLNLYAGRLPGPDRGALSVPGEESERFRANVDVAAGFAESLGCTALNALYGNRVDGVDPAEQDALALENLALAARAADRIGAILLIEALNAPESPRYPLVSAPAAVDVVDKVNAATGLDNARFLMDLYHLAMNGEDLPQVIERYAARTGHVQIADSPGRGAPGTGSLPLEDLLDRLREAGYDGWVGLEYKPGDRTGAEAFDWLPREAR from the coding sequence ATGGGCTTCGCCGACCAGCGCTTCAACGTCAACCTGTCGATCCTCTTCACGGAACTCCCGCTCCTGGAGCGCCCCGCGGCCGCCGCCGCGGCCGGCTTCACCGCGGTCGAGCTGTGGTGGCCCTGGGCCGACTCCCCCACCCCCGAGCAGTCCGAGCTCGACGCCCTGCGCGGGGCGATCCGGGACGCGGGCGTACGGCTCACCGGCCTGAACCTCTACGCCGGACGGCTGCCCGGCCCCGACCGCGGCGCGCTGTCCGTCCCCGGCGAGGAGTCGGAGCGGTTCCGCGCCAACGTCGACGTGGCCGCCGGTTTCGCCGAGTCCCTCGGCTGCACGGCCCTCAACGCGCTGTACGGCAACCGGGTCGACGGCGTGGACCCGGCCGAGCAGGACGCGCTCGCGCTGGAGAACCTCGCCCTCGCGGCCCGGGCCGCCGACCGGATCGGCGCGATCCTGCTGATCGAGGCGCTGAACGCGCCCGAGTCGCCCCGCTACCCGCTGGTGTCGGCGCCGGCCGCCGTGGACGTCGTCGACAAGGTCAACGCGGCCACCGGTCTGGACAACGCCCGCTTCCTGATGGACCTGTACCACCTGGCCATGAACGGCGAGGACCTGCCGCAGGTCATCGAGCGGTACGCCGCGCGGACCGGTCACGTCCAGATCGCCGACAGCCCCGGCCGCGGCGCCCCGGGCACCGGCTCGCTCCCGCTGGAGGACCTGCTCGACCGGCTGCGCGAGGCCGGATACGACGGCTGGGTCGGCCTGGAGTACAAGCCGGGCGACCGCACCGGCGCGGAGGCCTTCGACTGGCTGCCCCGCGAGGCCCGCTGA
- the uraH gene encoding hydroxyisourate hydrolase has product MSTETTASVSTHILDTSAGRPAEGVAVRLSARPGREADWQALGGSATDADGRCKDLPAPPEGTTHVRLDFAVEPYFAEKQADVQQDAPANRDSGPAVFFPEVAITFAVVPGEHYHVPLLLNPFGYSVYRGS; this is encoded by the coding sequence ATGAGCACCGAGACCACCGCTTCCGTGTCCACGCACATCCTGGACACCAGCGCCGGCCGCCCCGCCGAGGGCGTCGCCGTCCGGCTCTCCGCCCGTCCGGGCCGGGAGGCGGACTGGCAGGCGCTCGGCGGCTCCGCGACCGACGCGGACGGGCGGTGCAAGGACCTTCCGGCGCCGCCGGAGGGGACCACCCACGTACGGCTCGACTTCGCCGTGGAGCCGTACTTCGCCGAGAAGCAAGCCGATGTGCAGCAGGACGCCCCCGCGAATCGGGACAGCGGCCCGGCGGTGTTCTTCCCGGAGGTGGCGATCACGTTCGCCGTCGTGCCGGGCGAGCACTACCACGTGCCGCTGCTGCTCAACCCGTTCGGCTACTCCGTTTACCGAGGGAGCTAG